A genomic segment from Lignipirellula cremea encodes:
- the budA gene encoding acetolactate decarboxylase codes for MRTRRSCRGGGLGLAVIGLAVLATASCTRLVVEEPPGVSPAGQPAAVRTAGDRQDQITQFSVINALMLGQYDGSFTFQEVLEYGDFGLGTLDHLDGEMIILDGQVFQVRGDGKVVEVDPQQTTPFAIVARLEPEGEFACDALAGLADLERLVDQTLAQKNHFIAIRVEGQFPTITVRSVHPQQPPYKPLAEVASSQSVWTHTAQRGTLVGIRCPTWVHGLNVPGYHWHFLSADRTVGGHVLACQLREARLQYDICRDWLIKLPDNPRFNTSDLGADLRTELDAVERARTDKSAQ; via the coding sequence ATGCGAACGCGTAGATCATGTCGAGGCGGCGGACTCGGTCTGGCAGTAATCGGTCTGGCGGTGCTAGCGACGGCCTCTTGTACGCGACTCGTAGTGGAGGAGCCGCCTGGTGTTTCTCCCGCAGGTCAACCCGCGGCCGTAAGGACCGCTGGGGATCGTCAGGACCAGATCACGCAGTTTTCTGTGATCAACGCACTTATGCTGGGGCAGTACGATGGCTCGTTTACCTTTCAGGAAGTGCTCGAATATGGGGACTTCGGTCTGGGCACGCTCGATCACCTCGACGGCGAGATGATCATCCTCGATGGTCAAGTCTTTCAGGTGCGGGGCGACGGCAAGGTGGTTGAGGTCGATCCCCAGCAGACCACGCCGTTCGCTATTGTCGCCAGGCTGGAGCCCGAAGGGGAGTTTGCGTGCGACGCCCTGGCCGGGCTGGCGGATCTGGAACGTCTTGTCGATCAAACACTGGCACAGAAAAACCATTTCATCGCCATCCGCGTCGAGGGACAGTTTCCCACGATCACCGTTCGCAGTGTTCACCCTCAGCAGCCGCCTTACAAGCCGCTGGCGGAGGTGGCGTCCAGCCAAAGCGTGTGGACGCACACCGCTCAACGGGGCACACTGGTGGGGATACGTTGTCCGACCTGGGTGCACGGTCTCAACGTGCCGGGATACCACTGGCATTTCCTTTCGGCCGACCGAACGGTAGGCGGCCATGTGCTCGCTTGTCAGCTGCGTGAGGCCCGCCTGCAGTACGACATCTGCCGCGACTGGTTGATCAAATTGCCCGATAACCCGCGATTCAACACATCGGACCTGGGCGCCGATTTGCGCACGGAACTCGATGCGGTCGAACGCGCTCGCACCGACAAATCGGCGCAGTAG
- a CDS encoding ATP-dependent metallopeptidase FtsH/Yme1/Tma family protein — MATAWHEAGHAVMAISLGRLVQKVTIMPGKSQFGVGRLGVCEIGKGRSKASKDQLEDEILILLAGMVAESRFTGEYCQSGASQDLRHVRRLLAQRASSENQLERLQRRLLDKTEHLLGEAGHALAVELIARELLQKTTVSGRAVRHFFEQAIRQSEK; from the coding sequence ATGGCTACCGCATGGCACGAAGCGGGCCATGCCGTGATGGCAATTTCCCTGGGCCGGCTGGTTCAGAAAGTCACCATCATGCCGGGCAAATCGCAATTCGGCGTCGGACGCCTTGGGGTTTGTGAGATCGGCAAGGGGCGGTCCAAAGCCTCGAAGGATCAGCTGGAAGATGAAATCCTCATCCTGCTCGCAGGGATGGTCGCCGAGTCACGCTTCACGGGCGAATACTGCCAGTCCGGGGCGAGCCAGGACCTGCGCCATGTGCGGCGACTGCTCGCCCAGCGCGCCAGTAGCGAGAACCAGCTGGAACGGCTCCAGCGACGGTTACTCGACAAGACGGAACATCTGCTGGGCGAAGCAGGACATGCCCTGGCTGTCGAACTGATCGCGCGCGAGCTGCTGCAGAAAACAACCGTTAGCGGTCGCGCCGTCCGGCATTTCTTTGAGCAGGCGATCCGGCAGAGCGAAAAGTAA
- a CDS encoding class I adenylate-forming enzyme family protein, with translation MNERSPLQALLDGPLRENPDKIVLRTDAGQLTCRELHEQAGRVAAGLQRCGVQSGDRVAWVLPNGIEAVLATLACYRLGAVAVPLNVRYVASEVRDVIERVDPRVIIFDVACDAALRPVLESNRQRVAVTVGAAEDSSKSFASLQKHAQFEDQPVGADHPALILFTSGSTGRPKGVVHSHQGAYGAIDASRQLFDFKADDIVLVGKPICHAGGLQTQLLPALLAGCQVILAMKPTPAAAVALLQSLSVTEYGLLASDLLDFIEYLEARPVDLPSLKYGIGSGDTVPVDLHQRFRELFGWEIMEGAGMTEIGCYYAANPRYGKRKWGSLGLPAPGVELKIVDEAGVACSPDQTGEILLRTSSAMTGYWNDPEATAEIFHDGWLHTGDLAYRDADDYVWFVGRKKLMIVRRGSNIAPIELENILDEHPRVHASVVVGIPDRRDGQVPVACVAAVENQRDLLEGELRDYAASRLSAYKNPAHYLFLEDLPRNGVGKFDRHKLQELAEQAFAG, from the coding sequence ATGAACGAACGCTCCCCGCTGCAGGCGTTGCTGGACGGTCCGCTGCGCGAGAATCCCGACAAAATCGTCCTCCGGACAGACGCGGGGCAGCTGACCTGCCGTGAATTGCACGAGCAGGCGGGTCGCGTGGCGGCGGGTCTGCAGCGATGCGGCGTGCAGTCGGGAGATCGGGTCGCCTGGGTGCTGCCAAACGGTATCGAAGCGGTTCTGGCAACGCTGGCCTGCTACCGCCTGGGGGCGGTCGCGGTTCCGCTGAATGTTCGGTACGTCGCGAGTGAAGTGCGAGACGTCATCGAACGTGTCGATCCCCGGGTGATCATTTTCGACGTCGCATGCGACGCGGCCCTCAGGCCTGTCCTGGAGTCCAATCGCCAGCGAGTGGCAGTGACGGTCGGCGCCGCCGAGGATTCGTCGAAGAGTTTCGCGTCGCTGCAAAAGCACGCCCAATTCGAGGACCAGCCTGTCGGAGCGGATCATCCCGCATTGATTCTTTTTACGTCAGGCAGCACCGGGCGTCCCAAGGGAGTGGTCCATTCACACCAGGGCGCTTATGGCGCTATCGATGCCTCGCGACAGCTGTTTGATTTCAAGGCGGACGACATTGTTCTGGTCGGCAAGCCGATCTGCCACGCGGGAGGCCTGCAGACGCAGCTCCTGCCAGCGCTCCTTGCCGGCTGCCAGGTGATCCTGGCCATGAAGCCGACGCCCGCGGCGGCGGTTGCGTTGCTCCAGTCCCTTTCCGTGACGGAGTATGGGCTGCTGGCCAGCGATTTGCTGGATTTTATCGAGTATCTGGAAGCGCGCCCGGTGGACCTGCCGAGCCTGAAATACGGTATCGGTTCCGGCGATACCGTTCCCGTCGACTTGCACCAGCGATTTCGAGAGCTGTTTGGCTGGGAAATCATGGAAGGCGCCGGCATGACCGAGATCGGCTGCTACTATGCGGCCAATCCACGTTACGGAAAGCGGAAGTGGGGCTCGCTGGGCCTGCCCGCCCCCGGCGTCGAGCTGAAGATTGTTGATGAAGCGGGAGTCGCTTGTTCGCCGGATCAGACAGGAGAAATTCTCCTGCGAACTTCCTCCGCCATGACTGGCTATTGGAATGATCCGGAAGCAACGGCGGAAATCTTTCACGATGGCTGGCTGCATACGGGCGACCTGGCCTACCGGGACGCGGATGACTACGTATGGTTTGTGGGTCGCAAGAAACTGATGATCGTGCGGCGCGGCTCTAACATCGCTCCGATCGAGCTCGAGAATATCCTCGATGAGCATCCGCGCGTGCACGCCTCGGTGGTCGTCGGCATTCCCGATCGGCGGGACGGGCAAGTTCCGGTGGCCTGCGTGGCGGCAGTCGAAAACCAACGGGACCTGCTGGAAGGAGAACTCCGCGACTATGCAGCCAGTCGACTGTCGGCGTACAAGAACCCCGCGCACTATCTGTTTCTGGAAGATCTGCCGCGCAATGGCGTCGGCAAGTTTGATCGGCACAAGCTGCAGGAACTGGCGGAGCAGGCCTTCGCAGGTTAA
- a CDS encoding histidine phosphatase family protein: MTLRLFFMRHGETEWALSGQHTGRADIPLTEHGEVEARQLGLRIRSVAFDHVLTSPLQRARRTCELAGLLHQAEIDPDLAEWDNGDYEGQTLAEIRAARPGWNLFRDGCPQGETPEQISARADRLVQRLSGLEGNVALFSHSHLGRVLAARWIGLPVERAQHFLLGTASLSILGYEHHRTDEPAITLWNSPPFETYGA; the protein is encoded by the coding sequence ATGACCCTTCGCCTGTTCTTCATGCGGCATGGGGAAACGGAGTGGGCGCTTTCGGGGCAACATACGGGTCGCGCTGACATTCCGCTGACCGAGCACGGCGAAGTCGAAGCTCGCCAACTGGGCCTGCGTATTCGCTCGGTCGCGTTCGATCATGTTCTGACTAGCCCCTTGCAACGTGCTCGCCGTACCTGCGAACTGGCAGGTCTTTTGCATCAGGCAGAAATCGATCCGGACCTGGCGGAATGGGACAATGGCGACTACGAAGGCCAAACGCTGGCCGAGATCCGTGCAGCGAGACCCGGCTGGAATCTCTTCCGCGACGGTTGCCCTCAAGGGGAAACGCCTGAGCAAATTTCGGCGCGAGCGGATCGACTCGTCCAGCGACTGTCCGGTCTGGAGGGCAATGTGGCTCTCTTTTCACACAGCCATCTGGGGCGCGTCCTGGCCGCGCGCTGGATCGGACTCCCAGTAGAGCGGGCACAGCATTTTCTGCTCGGCACCGCATCGCTGAGCATCCTTGGCTACGAACACCATCGCACCGATGAGCCTGCCATTACGTTATGGAACTCCCCTCCCTTCGAGACTTACGGTGCGTAA
- a CDS encoding DUF2071 domain-containing protein, with translation MNFPFRSISRYRLLLPVVLLSAVLHAVAVAAMLLAIQPGFDFLATFPQRAAYVAEHGWLWRLGWIPWQLTAASDLAVSILLAMYLAVHRRDSPALRLAFLAAMASVVATVAAIVPEQWAECYLLTGYVPLAQSAVANGASGESLDAFAAAEKWALLMTGVCGNTGYTCMALLWTAATVLAAPSSWRRAAFALVGLISCAAFAGASVLLWQSVPAATAAGVYPYADQLLACNALGFGLLIPWMVWMAVLLGDGHHQRWPRDDDALHRFRWPAGSLWSCLLPAGPGLRDVARCTFGGLPAPVLASDITDVVYVSWLVPADRVKALLPPPLRPHCLGDLTFVTVLSYQHHYFGPELAGRLRRLFPSPVQSNWRFYLEPETDTAERDGIYFFATCIGHPLLASASRWMSDGLPSHYPQRITHQADGGRYETRIDPGNGSASALHVEVETFPGGTGSRTLPPNLAEHFDSWSAAVQYLIEQNRAVGVIPAHGRIYESRIEIPIDGALVLPAQVIGPITSPLLEPLVAGCDPFAFVVPSVPFRATGEKWTCKLRVLGE, from the coding sequence ATGAATTTTCCCTTCCGGTCGATTTCTCGCTACCGACTGCTGCTGCCTGTCGTGCTGTTGTCGGCGGTCCTGCATGCGGTGGCGGTGGCGGCCATGCTGCTGGCGATCCAGCCGGGATTTGATTTTCTGGCGACCTTCCCGCAGCGGGCCGCGTATGTGGCGGAGCATGGCTGGCTGTGGCGTCTGGGATGGATTCCCTGGCAGCTGACGGCCGCGTCGGATCTGGCCGTGAGCATCCTGCTTGCCATGTATCTGGCCGTACATCGGCGCGATTCGCCGGCGCTGCGACTGGCGTTTCTGGCAGCGATGGCGAGCGTAGTGGCGACGGTCGCCGCTATTGTTCCCGAGCAGTGGGCCGAGTGCTATCTGCTCACCGGGTATGTGCCGCTGGCCCAGTCGGCGGTGGCGAACGGGGCGTCCGGCGAATCGCTGGATGCCTTTGCCGCGGCCGAGAAATGGGCGCTGTTGATGACGGGCGTCTGTGGCAACACGGGTTACACTTGCATGGCGTTGTTATGGACGGCGGCGACCGTGCTGGCCGCGCCATCTTCCTGGCGGCGAGCGGCGTTTGCGCTGGTGGGGCTGATCTCCTGCGCGGCGTTTGCAGGAGCGTCCGTGTTGCTCTGGCAAAGCGTTCCCGCGGCGACTGCGGCCGGCGTCTATCCTTATGCCGATCAATTATTGGCGTGCAACGCGCTCGGCTTCGGCTTACTGATTCCATGGATGGTCTGGATGGCCGTGCTGCTGGGCGACGGCCATCATCAGCGCTGGCCGCGGGACGACGACGCGTTGCATCGCTTCCGCTGGCCTGCCGGAAGTCTCTGGAGCTGCCTGCTCCCTGCCGGCCCAGGTTTGCGGGATGTGGCTCGCTGTACGTTCGGCGGGCTGCCGGCGCCTGTCCTGGCCAGCGACATCACCGACGTGGTGTACGTGAGCTGGCTGGTTCCGGCTGATCGCGTGAAAGCCCTGCTGCCGCCGCCGCTGCGCCCGCACTGTTTGGGCGACCTGACGTTTGTCACGGTGCTGAGCTACCAGCATCATTACTTCGGGCCGGAGCTGGCGGGGCGATTGCGTCGGCTGTTCCCTTCGCCTGTGCAAAGCAATTGGCGGTTCTATTTGGAGCCAGAAACTGACACGGCGGAGCGCGACGGGATTTACTTTTTTGCGACGTGCATCGGCCATCCGCTACTCGCCAGCGCCAGCCGATGGATGAGCGACGGCCTGCCTTCCCATTACCCGCAAAGGATCACGCACCAGGCAGACGGCGGCCGCTATGAGACGCGGATCGATCCCGGCAACGGCTCTGCGTCCGCTCTGCATGTAGAGGTGGAAACGTTCCCTGGTGGGACGGGCAGCCGTACCTTGCCGCCGAACCTCGCCGAGCATTTCGACTCCTGGTCGGCGGCCGTGCAGTATCTCATTGAGCAGAACCGCGCCGTCGGTGTGATTCCCGCCCACGGCCGGATCTACGAATCGAGAATTGAAATCCCGATCGATGGCGCCCTGGTCCTGCCTGCTCAGGTTATTGGCCCGATCACCAGTCCGCTGCTGGAACCACTTGTTGCCGGCTGCGATCCGTTCGCCTTTGTTGTTCCCAGCGTTCCCTTCAGGGCCACAGGGGAAAAGTGGACCTGCAAGTTGCGGGTGCTCGGCGAGTAG